A window of Sebastes umbrosus isolate fSebUmb1 chromosome 3, fSebUmb1.pri, whole genome shotgun sequence contains these coding sequences:
- the arhgap19 gene encoding rho GTPase-activating protein 19 isoform X4 — translation MAAGREDDENTPNRRRGTVCSMVINHEESPGGCRTGRPPVIFNPDFFVEKLRHESPDVFLELVLSNITRLIDLPGTEFAQLLGEESPKTPTGGNGGFFRSFNFLKRKDKGVVFGTTLTESCIAQIYQLIEYLSKNLHVEGLFRVPGNSVRQQTLKELLNSGADVDLESGDFHPNDVATMLKTFLGELPEPLLTHRHFHAHLKIADMTLFDEHGNKTVIPNKERQIEALQLLFLLLPQANRSLLKLLLDLLYHTARQQDKNKMSAFNLALMFAPHVLWPRHMTAGDLKDNLKKLNNSMAFLIKHSQKLFRAPVYLREYARVHFTGTKALQTKDDLELLAASSSPAPRTVLSLKRTAVLGPGSQEQSQSPAQQYTEKALKDLFRHVNHNMPDSAKKKKLVRQLVKQTTSGTPTTEHHQTPPAPSKKHPRSRSFGGLIKRKARGEQLTTERRIRHISPDVVTRAGTKPGKENVILRGDSPSVTRMCFSPAEEISL, via the exons ATGGCAGCGGGTCGAGAGGACGATGAGAACACTCCGAACAGAAGACG AGGAACAGTGTGCAGTATGGTGATCAATCATGAGGAGTCACCGGGGGGCTGTCGAACTGGCCGACCGCCAGTCATCTTCAACCCAGACTTCTTTGTGGAGAAGCTCCGCCATGAGAGCCCTGATGTGTTCCTGGAGCTGGTGTTGAGTAACATCACTCGCCTCATCGATCTCCCCGGGACAGAGTTTGCACAGCTGCTCGGCGAGGAGAGCCCCAAGACCCCAACCGGAGGAAACGGAGGCTTCTTTCGCTCTTTCAACTTCCTCAAAcgcaaag ATAAAGGTGTTGTGTTTGGAACCACGCTGACAGAGAGCTGCATTGCCCAGATCTACCAGCTCATTGAGTACCTCAGCAAAA ATCTGCACGTGGAGGGTCTGTTTCGGGTGCCGGGGAACAGCGTTCGGCAGCAGACCCTGAAGGAGCTCCTCAACAGCGGGGCCGATGTCGACCTGGAGTCTGGAGACTTTCATCCCAACGACGTGGCCACGATGCTCAAGACATTCCTGGGAGAGCTGCCCGAACccctcctcacacacagacacttccACGCACACCTCAAGATAGCTG ACATGACTCTGTTTGACGAACACGGCAACAAGACGGTGATACCCAACAAGGAGCGTCAGATCGAGGCCCTGCAGCTTCTCTTCCTGCTGTTACCTCAGGCCAACCGCTCGCTGCTCAAACTGCTGCTGGACCTGCTGTATCACACGGCCCGGCAGCAGGACAAGAACAAGATGTCTGCCTTCAACCTGGCCCTCATGTTCGCCCCGCACGTCCTCTGGCCCCGACAT ATGACGGCCGGCGACCTGAAAGACAATCTGAAGAAACTCAACAACAGCATGGCCTTCCTCATCAAACACTCACAGAAACTCTTCAGG GCTCCGGTCTACCTGCGGGAATATGCCAGAGTGCACTTCACTGGGACGAAGGCTCTGCAGACCAAG GATGATCTGGAGCTGCTGGCGGCGAGCAGCTCTCCTGCTCCTCGGACGGTGTTGTCCCTGAAGAGGACGGCCGTTCTGGGCCCCGGCTCCCAGGAGCAGAGCCAATCACCGGCTCAACAATATACAGAAAAGGCTCTGAAGGACCTCTTCAGACACGTCAACCACAACATGCCGGACTCCgccaagaagaagaaactcGTCCGACAG TTAGTCAAGCAGACAACCTCAGGGACGCCAACTACTGAGCACCACCAGACGCCCCCAGCTCCCAGCAAGAAACATCCACGTTCCCGCTCCTTTGGTGGCCTCATCAAG CGCAAAGCTCGTGGCGAGCAGCTGACAACGGAGAGGAGGATCCGACACATCTCCCCTGATGTTGTCACGAGGGCGGGAACCAAGCCTGGTAAAGAGAACGTCATCCTGCGAGGG GACTCTCCCTCTGTGACCAGGATGTGTTTCTCTCCCGCTGAGGAGATCTCGCTGTAA
- the arhgap19 gene encoding rho GTPase-activating protein 19 isoform X1, giving the protein MAAGREDDENTPNRRRGTVCSMVINHEESPGGCRTGRPPVIFNPDFFVEKLRHESPDVFLELVLSNITRLIDLPGTEFAQLLGEESPKTPTGGNGGFFRSFNFLKRKDKGVVFGTTLTESCIAQIYQLIEYLSKNLHVEGLFRVPGNSVRQQTLKELLNSGADVDLESGDFHPNDVATMLKTFLGELPEPLLTHRHFHAHLKIADMTLFDEHGNKTVIPNKERQIEALQLLFLLLPQANRSLLKLLLDLLYHTARQQDKNKMSAFNLALMFAPHVLWPRHMTAGDLKDNLKKLNNSMAFLIKHSQKLFRAPVYLREYARVHFTGTKALQTKDDLELLAASSSPAPRTVLSLKRTAVLGPGSQEQSQSPAQQYTEKALKDLFRHVNHNMPDSAKKKKLVRQLVKQTTSGTPTTEHHQTPPAPSKKHPRSRSFGGLIKRKARGEQLTTERRIRHISPDVVTRAGTKPGKENVILRGVNSPLNGHVLGKAGLIVKNPDFTFKKDKVLKVSKQDDGRKGYVVEVCDVDGLNESGKRVIVV; this is encoded by the exons ATGGCAGCGGGTCGAGAGGACGATGAGAACACTCCGAACAGAAGACG AGGAACAGTGTGCAGTATGGTGATCAATCATGAGGAGTCACCGGGGGGCTGTCGAACTGGCCGACCGCCAGTCATCTTCAACCCAGACTTCTTTGTGGAGAAGCTCCGCCATGAGAGCCCTGATGTGTTCCTGGAGCTGGTGTTGAGTAACATCACTCGCCTCATCGATCTCCCCGGGACAGAGTTTGCACAGCTGCTCGGCGAGGAGAGCCCCAAGACCCCAACCGGAGGAAACGGAGGCTTCTTTCGCTCTTTCAACTTCCTCAAAcgcaaag ATAAAGGTGTTGTGTTTGGAACCACGCTGACAGAGAGCTGCATTGCCCAGATCTACCAGCTCATTGAGTACCTCAGCAAAA ATCTGCACGTGGAGGGTCTGTTTCGGGTGCCGGGGAACAGCGTTCGGCAGCAGACCCTGAAGGAGCTCCTCAACAGCGGGGCCGATGTCGACCTGGAGTCTGGAGACTTTCATCCCAACGACGTGGCCACGATGCTCAAGACATTCCTGGGAGAGCTGCCCGAACccctcctcacacacagacacttccACGCACACCTCAAGATAGCTG ACATGACTCTGTTTGACGAACACGGCAACAAGACGGTGATACCCAACAAGGAGCGTCAGATCGAGGCCCTGCAGCTTCTCTTCCTGCTGTTACCTCAGGCCAACCGCTCGCTGCTCAAACTGCTGCTGGACCTGCTGTATCACACGGCCCGGCAGCAGGACAAGAACAAGATGTCTGCCTTCAACCTGGCCCTCATGTTCGCCCCGCACGTCCTCTGGCCCCGACAT ATGACGGCCGGCGACCTGAAAGACAATCTGAAGAAACTCAACAACAGCATGGCCTTCCTCATCAAACACTCACAGAAACTCTTCAGG GCTCCGGTCTACCTGCGGGAATATGCCAGAGTGCACTTCACTGGGACGAAGGCTCTGCAGACCAAG GATGATCTGGAGCTGCTGGCGGCGAGCAGCTCTCCTGCTCCTCGGACGGTGTTGTCCCTGAAGAGGACGGCCGTTCTGGGCCCCGGCTCCCAGGAGCAGAGCCAATCACCGGCTCAACAATATACAGAAAAGGCTCTGAAGGACCTCTTCAGACACGTCAACCACAACATGCCGGACTCCgccaagaagaagaaactcGTCCGACAG TTAGTCAAGCAGACAACCTCAGGGACGCCAACTACTGAGCACCACCAGACGCCCCCAGCTCCCAGCAAGAAACATCCACGTTCCCGCTCCTTTGGTGGCCTCATCAAG CGCAAAGCTCGTGGCGAGCAGCTGACAACGGAGAGGAGGATCCGACACATCTCCCCTGATGTTGTCACGAGGGCGGGAACCAAGCCTGGTAAAGAGAACGTCATCCTGCGAGGG gtgaacAGCCCATTAAATGGTCATGTGTTGGGGAAGGCGGGGCTCATCGTAAAAAACCCAGATTTTACTTTTAAGAAGGACAAAGTTCTGAAGGTTTCCAAG CAGGATGATGGGAGGAAGGGTTACGTGGTGGAGGTTTGTGATGTTGATGGGTTAAATGAAAGTGGAAAGAGGGTTATTGTGGTTTGA
- the arhgap19 gene encoding rho GTPase-activating protein 19 isoform X5 — protein sequence MAAGREDDENTPNRRRGTVCSMVINHEESPGGCRTGRPPVIFNPDFFVEKLRHESPDVFLELVLSNITRLIDLPGTEFAQLLGEESPKTPTGGNGGFFRSFNFLKRKDKGVVFGTTLTESCIAQIYQLIEYLSKNLHVEGLFRVPGNSVRQQTLKELLNSGADVDLESGDFHPNDVATMLKTFLGELPEPLLTHRHFHAHLKIADMTLFDEHGNKTVIPNKERQIEALQLLFLLLPQANRSLLKLLLDLLYHTARQQDKNKMSAFNLALMFAPHVLWPRHMTAGDLKDNLKKLNNSMAFLIKHSQKLFRAPVYLREYARVHFTGTKALQTKDDLELLAASSSPAPRTVLSLKRTAVLGPGSQEQSQSPAQQYTEKALKDLFRHVNHNMPDSAKKKKLVRQLVKQTTSGTPTTEHHQTPPAPSKKHPRSRSFGGLIKRKARGEQLTTERRIRHISPDVVTRAGTKPGKENVILRGKSIQTRLE from the exons ATGGCAGCGGGTCGAGAGGACGATGAGAACACTCCGAACAGAAGACG AGGAACAGTGTGCAGTATGGTGATCAATCATGAGGAGTCACCGGGGGGCTGTCGAACTGGCCGACCGCCAGTCATCTTCAACCCAGACTTCTTTGTGGAGAAGCTCCGCCATGAGAGCCCTGATGTGTTCCTGGAGCTGGTGTTGAGTAACATCACTCGCCTCATCGATCTCCCCGGGACAGAGTTTGCACAGCTGCTCGGCGAGGAGAGCCCCAAGACCCCAACCGGAGGAAACGGAGGCTTCTTTCGCTCTTTCAACTTCCTCAAAcgcaaag ATAAAGGTGTTGTGTTTGGAACCACGCTGACAGAGAGCTGCATTGCCCAGATCTACCAGCTCATTGAGTACCTCAGCAAAA ATCTGCACGTGGAGGGTCTGTTTCGGGTGCCGGGGAACAGCGTTCGGCAGCAGACCCTGAAGGAGCTCCTCAACAGCGGGGCCGATGTCGACCTGGAGTCTGGAGACTTTCATCCCAACGACGTGGCCACGATGCTCAAGACATTCCTGGGAGAGCTGCCCGAACccctcctcacacacagacacttccACGCACACCTCAAGATAGCTG ACATGACTCTGTTTGACGAACACGGCAACAAGACGGTGATACCCAACAAGGAGCGTCAGATCGAGGCCCTGCAGCTTCTCTTCCTGCTGTTACCTCAGGCCAACCGCTCGCTGCTCAAACTGCTGCTGGACCTGCTGTATCACACGGCCCGGCAGCAGGACAAGAACAAGATGTCTGCCTTCAACCTGGCCCTCATGTTCGCCCCGCACGTCCTCTGGCCCCGACAT ATGACGGCCGGCGACCTGAAAGACAATCTGAAGAAACTCAACAACAGCATGGCCTTCCTCATCAAACACTCACAGAAACTCTTCAGG GCTCCGGTCTACCTGCGGGAATATGCCAGAGTGCACTTCACTGGGACGAAGGCTCTGCAGACCAAG GATGATCTGGAGCTGCTGGCGGCGAGCAGCTCTCCTGCTCCTCGGACGGTGTTGTCCCTGAAGAGGACGGCCGTTCTGGGCCCCGGCTCCCAGGAGCAGAGCCAATCACCGGCTCAACAATATACAGAAAAGGCTCTGAAGGACCTCTTCAGACACGTCAACCACAACATGCCGGACTCCgccaagaagaagaaactcGTCCGACAG TTAGTCAAGCAGACAACCTCAGGGACGCCAACTACTGAGCACCACCAGACGCCCCCAGCTCCCAGCAAGAAACATCCACGTTCCCGCTCCTTTGGTGGCCTCATCAAG CGCAAAGCTCGTGGCGAGCAGCTGACAACGGAGAGGAGGATCCGACACATCTCCCCTGATGTTGTCACGAGGGCGGGAACCAAGCCTGGTAAAGAGAACGTCATCCTGCGAGGG AAATCAATTCAGACGCGTCTGGAGTAA
- the arhgap19 gene encoding rho GTPase-activating protein 19 isoform X2, which yields MAAGREDDENTPNRRRGTVCSMVINHEESPGGCRTGRPPVIFNPDFFVEKLRHESPDVFLELVLSNITRLIDLPGTEFAQLLGEESPKTPTGGNGGFFRSFNFLKRKDKGVVFGTTLTESCIAQIYQLIEYLSKNLHVEGLFRVPGNSVRQQTLKELLNSGADVDLESGDFHPNDVATMLKTFLGELPEPLLTHRHFHAHLKIADMTLFDEHGNKTVIPNKERQIEALQLLFLLLPQANRSLLKLLLDLLYHTARQQDKNKMSAFNLALMFAPHVLWPRHMTAGDLKDNLKKLNNSMAFLIKHSQKLFRAPVYLREYARVHFTGTKALQTKDDLELLAASSSPAPRTVLSLKRTAVLGPGSQEQSQSPAQQYTEKALKDLFRHVNHNMPDSAKKKKLVRQLVKQTTSGTPTTEHHQTPPAPSKKHPRSRSFGGLIKRKARGEQLTTERRIRHISPDVVTRAGTKPGKENVILRGVNSPLNGHVLGKAGLIVKNPDFTFKKDKVLKVSKQDSPSVTRMCFSPAEEISL from the exons ATGGCAGCGGGTCGAGAGGACGATGAGAACACTCCGAACAGAAGACG AGGAACAGTGTGCAGTATGGTGATCAATCATGAGGAGTCACCGGGGGGCTGTCGAACTGGCCGACCGCCAGTCATCTTCAACCCAGACTTCTTTGTGGAGAAGCTCCGCCATGAGAGCCCTGATGTGTTCCTGGAGCTGGTGTTGAGTAACATCACTCGCCTCATCGATCTCCCCGGGACAGAGTTTGCACAGCTGCTCGGCGAGGAGAGCCCCAAGACCCCAACCGGAGGAAACGGAGGCTTCTTTCGCTCTTTCAACTTCCTCAAAcgcaaag ATAAAGGTGTTGTGTTTGGAACCACGCTGACAGAGAGCTGCATTGCCCAGATCTACCAGCTCATTGAGTACCTCAGCAAAA ATCTGCACGTGGAGGGTCTGTTTCGGGTGCCGGGGAACAGCGTTCGGCAGCAGACCCTGAAGGAGCTCCTCAACAGCGGGGCCGATGTCGACCTGGAGTCTGGAGACTTTCATCCCAACGACGTGGCCACGATGCTCAAGACATTCCTGGGAGAGCTGCCCGAACccctcctcacacacagacacttccACGCACACCTCAAGATAGCTG ACATGACTCTGTTTGACGAACACGGCAACAAGACGGTGATACCCAACAAGGAGCGTCAGATCGAGGCCCTGCAGCTTCTCTTCCTGCTGTTACCTCAGGCCAACCGCTCGCTGCTCAAACTGCTGCTGGACCTGCTGTATCACACGGCCCGGCAGCAGGACAAGAACAAGATGTCTGCCTTCAACCTGGCCCTCATGTTCGCCCCGCACGTCCTCTGGCCCCGACAT ATGACGGCCGGCGACCTGAAAGACAATCTGAAGAAACTCAACAACAGCATGGCCTTCCTCATCAAACACTCACAGAAACTCTTCAGG GCTCCGGTCTACCTGCGGGAATATGCCAGAGTGCACTTCACTGGGACGAAGGCTCTGCAGACCAAG GATGATCTGGAGCTGCTGGCGGCGAGCAGCTCTCCTGCTCCTCGGACGGTGTTGTCCCTGAAGAGGACGGCCGTTCTGGGCCCCGGCTCCCAGGAGCAGAGCCAATCACCGGCTCAACAATATACAGAAAAGGCTCTGAAGGACCTCTTCAGACACGTCAACCACAACATGCCGGACTCCgccaagaagaagaaactcGTCCGACAG TTAGTCAAGCAGACAACCTCAGGGACGCCAACTACTGAGCACCACCAGACGCCCCCAGCTCCCAGCAAGAAACATCCACGTTCCCGCTCCTTTGGTGGCCTCATCAAG CGCAAAGCTCGTGGCGAGCAGCTGACAACGGAGAGGAGGATCCGACACATCTCCCCTGATGTTGTCACGAGGGCGGGAACCAAGCCTGGTAAAGAGAACGTCATCCTGCGAGGG gtgaacAGCCCATTAAATGGTCATGTGTTGGGGAAGGCGGGGCTCATCGTAAAAAACCCAGATTTTACTTTTAAGAAGGACAAAGTTCTGAAGGTTTCCAAG CAGGACTCTCCCTCTGTGACCAGGATGTGTTTCTCTCCCGCTGAGGAGATCTCGCTGTAA
- the arhgap19 gene encoding rho GTPase-activating protein 19 isoform X3, giving the protein MAAGREDDENTPNRRRGTVCSMVINHEESPGGCRTGRPPVIFNPDFFVEKLRHESPDVFLELVLSNITRLIDLPGTEFAQLLGEESPKTPTGGNGGFFRSFNFLKRKDKGVVFGTTLTESCIAQIYQLIEYLSKNLHVEGLFRVPGNSVRQQTLKELLNSGADVDLESGDFHPNDVATMLKTFLGELPEPLLTHRHFHAHLKIADMTLFDEHGNKTVIPNKERQIEALQLLFLLLPQANRSLLKLLLDLLYHTARQQDKNKMSAFNLALMFAPHVLWPRHMTAGDLKDNLKKLNNSMAFLIKHSQKLFRAPVYLREYARVHFTGTKALQTKDDLELLAASSSPAPRTVLSLKRTAVLGPGSQEQSQSPAQQYTEKALKDLFRHVNHNMPDSAKKKKLVRQLVKQTTSGTPTTEHHQTPPAPSKKHPRSRSFGGLIKRKARGEQLTTERRIRHISPDVVTRAGTKPGKENVILRGVNSPLNGHVLGKAGLIVKNPDFTFKKDKVLKVSKDSPSVTRMCFSPAEEISL; this is encoded by the exons ATGGCAGCGGGTCGAGAGGACGATGAGAACACTCCGAACAGAAGACG AGGAACAGTGTGCAGTATGGTGATCAATCATGAGGAGTCACCGGGGGGCTGTCGAACTGGCCGACCGCCAGTCATCTTCAACCCAGACTTCTTTGTGGAGAAGCTCCGCCATGAGAGCCCTGATGTGTTCCTGGAGCTGGTGTTGAGTAACATCACTCGCCTCATCGATCTCCCCGGGACAGAGTTTGCACAGCTGCTCGGCGAGGAGAGCCCCAAGACCCCAACCGGAGGAAACGGAGGCTTCTTTCGCTCTTTCAACTTCCTCAAAcgcaaag ATAAAGGTGTTGTGTTTGGAACCACGCTGACAGAGAGCTGCATTGCCCAGATCTACCAGCTCATTGAGTACCTCAGCAAAA ATCTGCACGTGGAGGGTCTGTTTCGGGTGCCGGGGAACAGCGTTCGGCAGCAGACCCTGAAGGAGCTCCTCAACAGCGGGGCCGATGTCGACCTGGAGTCTGGAGACTTTCATCCCAACGACGTGGCCACGATGCTCAAGACATTCCTGGGAGAGCTGCCCGAACccctcctcacacacagacacttccACGCACACCTCAAGATAGCTG ACATGACTCTGTTTGACGAACACGGCAACAAGACGGTGATACCCAACAAGGAGCGTCAGATCGAGGCCCTGCAGCTTCTCTTCCTGCTGTTACCTCAGGCCAACCGCTCGCTGCTCAAACTGCTGCTGGACCTGCTGTATCACACGGCCCGGCAGCAGGACAAGAACAAGATGTCTGCCTTCAACCTGGCCCTCATGTTCGCCCCGCACGTCCTCTGGCCCCGACAT ATGACGGCCGGCGACCTGAAAGACAATCTGAAGAAACTCAACAACAGCATGGCCTTCCTCATCAAACACTCACAGAAACTCTTCAGG GCTCCGGTCTACCTGCGGGAATATGCCAGAGTGCACTTCACTGGGACGAAGGCTCTGCAGACCAAG GATGATCTGGAGCTGCTGGCGGCGAGCAGCTCTCCTGCTCCTCGGACGGTGTTGTCCCTGAAGAGGACGGCCGTTCTGGGCCCCGGCTCCCAGGAGCAGAGCCAATCACCGGCTCAACAATATACAGAAAAGGCTCTGAAGGACCTCTTCAGACACGTCAACCACAACATGCCGGACTCCgccaagaagaagaaactcGTCCGACAG TTAGTCAAGCAGACAACCTCAGGGACGCCAACTACTGAGCACCACCAGACGCCCCCAGCTCCCAGCAAGAAACATCCACGTTCCCGCTCCTTTGGTGGCCTCATCAAG CGCAAAGCTCGTGGCGAGCAGCTGACAACGGAGAGGAGGATCCGACACATCTCCCCTGATGTTGTCACGAGGGCGGGAACCAAGCCTGGTAAAGAGAACGTCATCCTGCGAGGG gtgaacAGCCCATTAAATGGTCATGTGTTGGGGAAGGCGGGGCTCATCGTAAAAAACCCAGATTTTACTTTTAAGAAGGACAAAGTTCTGAAGGTTTCCAAG GACTCTCCCTCTGTGACCAGGATGTGTTTCTCTCCCGCTGAGGAGATCTCGCTGTAA